Sequence from the bacterium genome:
TTTTATTCACTTGAAATGCCCTTTTTTTTGGTTGTTATGTCTTTTGACAAAATCATTTTAACCAATAGAATTGGGCATTTCAAGTTCTTTTTCGCTTTTATTTCAAAAAATTACGCTTGTGTAAGGTAAGTTACAATTGTTTTTATTCCCGCTGCAACAGCTAATTCTAAAATGTGATCGTCTTTCGGGTCAGTTAAATTATGATACTATATATGGTATCATATTTCAAATGTTTTTTAGACCCGTGAGATAACCTTTAAACTTGCAATAAAAACAAAAATATGTATAATTAAATTATGAGTTTGTTGCCAATTTTTAAAATTCCTGAAATTACCGATACCTTTTCAAAAAAGCATAGTATTGTTTTAGCCTGCGATGATACTTATAATTTTCTTCGGACTATTCCTGATGAAACCATAAAACTGGTTATTACATCCCCTCCCTATAATGTCGGGAAAGAGTATGAGAATAAAATATCAATAGAAGATTATTTAAATTTGCATGATAAGGTTATTGAACAACTTGTCCGGGTCCTAAAAAGTGACGGTAGTATATGCTGGCAGGTAGGAAATTATGTAGACAATTCAGAGGTTTTCCCTTTAGATATATTGTACTATAACCACTTCAAAAAACATGGATTGAAATTACGAAACAGGATTATCTGGCATTTTAATCATGGATTACATGCAAGTAAACGGTTTTCCGGCCGTTATGAAACAATACTTTGGTTTACAAAATCAGACAAATATACATTCAATCTCGATTCAGTCCGTGTCCCATCAAAATATCCGGGGAAAAGGCATTTTAAAGGCCCTAAGCGCGGCTTACCTTCCGGCAACCCGCTTGGCAAAAATCCATCAGATATTTGGGAATTAGTTATTAAGGACTGGGATGAGGGAATCTGGAATATCCCAAATGTAAAGGCAAATCATCCGGAAAAAACATGTCATCCCTGCCAATTTCCCATAGAATTAGTGGAACGATGTGTATTAGCCCTTACCAGCGAAAATGATTGGGTTCTTGACCCCTATTGCGGGGCGGGTTCAGCATCAATAGCGGCGTTAAAGCAAAATAGAAAATCCATTGGTATTGATAAGGAATCAAATTATATTAATATAGCCAGACAAAGAATCGAAGATTTCTATTCCGGAAAACTTAAAATAAGGCCAATAGGTAAACCTGTATACGAACCAACAGGAAAAGAAAAAATATCCAAAATCCCTATGGAGTGGCAGGAAGATAAAATAGAGAGTCTATTGTGAAAATTGCAGGTATATATTCTTTTAATGGTGGTGAAAAATTCATAAAAGATAAATATCCTCGTCTTTTAAACGAAGCAAGATCAGTTATAAATGATGTCGATTCTAAAAAATACAAAACAAAAAAGAGCCTTGAAAAAACCATGAAAGGAACAATACTCTACAGCCCTAAACGGCTTAATTTAGCATTTAAAAAACATTTCACAAAACTCGGATGGACTAATAAACGAGAATCCTGCAAATATCCGACAAAATATTACGTTCCAGATTACACCCCGCCGAAACTCAATAAAGGCGCTTTCAGAGAAATGGATTTTATAAAGGAAAAACTCGGTATTGAAGTCCAATTTGGGAAGTATGCTTTTATGGTCTATAACGTTTGCGCAAAAATGACAATCTTCAATAAACTTGGATATATTGACGCAGGTATTGAAATAGTGCCGATTAAAAACTTTGCCGACCAGATGTCCACAGGCGTTTCTTATTTCGAACAGTTTGTTTGGGATTTAGAACAACGCGGCATCTCAAATATTGATATTCCTGTCCTAATTTTGGGTATTGATAAATAAAAAGAAAAATAAATCATGCGCCTAGAAAAATTATTAAACGCCCTGCCTGAAAAAAAAGTCACTGGCAGTATAAATATTGATATCGACAAAATCTCGTCGCATTCCAAACAAATTACAAACAGGACATTGTTTGTCGCGATCCCTGGTTTTGTCCATGACGGATTGAATTTTGTCCCGGAAGCCCTGGAAAAAGGCGCGAAGGCGGTCATAGCTGAAAAGGAGTTCACCTGCCCTGCCAATATTACTAAAATTATTGTACCGTCCGCGAGAAAAGCCACCGCTTATCTCGCCGCGTGTTTTTATGATTACCCGGCTGAAAAATTGAAACTTATAGGTATTACTGGCACAAAGGGGAAAACCACCACCAGCCACCTTGCCTATTCTATTTTTAAAGAAAGCGGGTTTAAAACCGGTTTATCCACGACCATAGAAATAAAAACCATAAAAAATAAGATAGAAACAAAAAGGACCACCAACGAGGCGATGGACATACAAAATTTTCTAAATCAACTCGTTGAAGAAAAGGCTGATTACGCGGTTATGGAAGTGTCATCTCACGGGCTTGCGCTGGACAGGGTTACAGGCTGCCGTTTTGACGCGGCCGTTTTCACCAACTTGTCCCATGATCATCTTGATTTCCATCACAATTTTTCAGAATACCTTAACGCAAAACTCAAACTTTTTGAAATGTTAAAAGACTCCGGAATAGGCATTGTAAATATCGACGACCCCGCCGGCCAAAACTTTTTAGATATCTGCGGGCGGAATAAACTAACTTACGGTTTAAATAAAAAATCTGGTATCACCGCTGAAAAAATTATCTACAGTGAAAAAGGCATATCCTGCGAAATAAACACCCCTGCCGGCAGTTTCGGCCTTGTGTCTTCTTTGCACGGCATCTTTAATTTATACAACATTTTATGCGCGTGCAGTATAGGAATATCTCAAAATATAGCTATTAATAATATCAAAAAGGGACTGGAAAAAGTAAATTATATCCCCGGAAGGTTCGAATATATCGATTGCGGGCAGCCCTTTAAAATTGTAATTGATTACGCCCATTCGCCGGACAGCCTTGAACAGGTTTTAAAAACCGCGGGAAGCCTGGCCAAAGGCAGGGTTTTGCTCGTATTCGGCGCTACCGGAAACCGGGACAAAACCAAAAGGCCTGTTATGGGAAAAATCGCGGCTGAGCTGGTTGATTTTTTTATCATTACAAACGACGACACGTATAATGAAGACCCTATGGAAATTATCGGGCAGATCGAAAACGGTATCAAGAAAACAGGAAAAAGAAAAGATATAGAATATAAAGTAATTCCTGAACGAAAAGATGCTATTTATGCATTAATAAAATACGCAAAACAAGATGATTTTCTTGTTATTGCCGGCAAGGGGCATGAGACAAAACAAATTTTAAAAGATAAAACCATTGACTCAAATGACCGCGAAATAGTAGAAAAAATATTAAAAAATAACGTCATGTACAACTTTTTTTAATAGATTTTGCCTGATTATTTTTGCGGAATTAAAACATTTTTGGTAATAAATCTTGGCGAAATTTTGGAATTTCGATTTCCACGACTCATGATTTGCTAGCTGATAGGATTGTGGAAATCGTCCAAAATGAGCCTTAGATTTATTCGAAAATGTTGACTAAAGCAAAAATAATCAGGCAAAATCTTGCGAGGAAAAACCATGTTAACTCTTTTTACGGTGCCAAAACCATTTACCGGAAAATTCAATATAATCCAGCGAAACTCCATCCAAAGCTGGATACGCATAAAGTCCAATCCTGAAATTGTTCTTTTCGACAAGCATGAAGGGACTGAAAAAATCTCAAAAGAATTAAGTATAAGAAACATTTCTGATATACCCCACAATGAATTCGGGACGCCTCTTGTCAACTCCATATTTGAAAAAGCGCATGCCGCGGCCAATTACGATGTGGTTTGTTATTTAAATACCGATATTATCCTGACTGACAGCTTTATTTACGGAATCCAAAAAGCCCGGGAATTTTCCGGTGATAATAAGTTTTTAATTACCGGGCGGCGATGGAGTATTTACCTTGACAGGCCGTGGAATTTTAATAAAGGCGATTGGCAGGAAGGCCTTGTTAAATACCGGGGATATAACGGTTTTTTGGGCGGAAATTCCCATATCGATTATTTTATTTTCCCAAAAGACATCGATTGGGAAATGCCCCCTTTTCTCCTTGAAAGGGGAGCATGGGAAGGGTGGTTTATTTATAACGCGATTAAAATGGATATACCCGTGATAGACGCGACTGATTTCATGACTGCTTACCACCAGGAGCATTTCAACTTTGACCCGGAAATCGCGAATAAACCGCAAATAAAGGCTGAAATCAGAAAAAACAAAAAACTGGGCGGCAGTTTTCCAAACCAGTATAACATTTTGGATTCCACACATATCCTCACATCAAACGGGCTTAAAAAATCGTTATTCACACGGAAATTTTCCGCAAATATATTAAGAATAAAAACACTTTTCATATAGCCGCGATATCCGTTATAAAATCCTTATTTCCTATCTCTCTAAGAGCTTCCATAGCTTGGCGGATATTCAATAAACTCTTAACTTGACAAAATATACCAGAATTGTATAATTAGCTAAAATAAAATAAATGGAGGTATAAGAAAATATGCCCGCGAATACAGATATCATTAAAAAAATAGCTGACGATACAGGACTAAGTACCACACAACTTACTATATCCGGACTACTTGCTTTTCTTCGCGAAAAAAAACGAAGTATTATGTTAGATATATTGAATATAGCCAGCAGATATGACGCCGTTTCTTCAAAAGACCTTGAAAAAAAAATAGAAAATGGTAATATACCTGAACATCCTGCATGGGAAGATTTAATTCAACTTGAAAATTTGGAGTCGGCCCTTGCCCTTATTAACAAAGATATCAAAGCTATACAATAATCTTCTTAAAATAGCAACTGCCGAATTCACAAACATAGAAATTTTCTATTCAGAAAGCAATGAACCTTATAAAATTGCGTCTCTATTTGTATGATAATAGTTTTATTGATATTTATCTTTCAATCAAAAGCAATAAATATTCTTATCACTGGGATAGACGATTAACCGTCAATAAAATATTTCGCCACGATAACGCGCCGCATCAAAAATGGAAACATATTGAAACTTTCCCAAAACATTTTCATAACGGTTCAGAACAGACTGTCTTGCCAAGCCATATTTCAGACAATCCGGAATTAGCACTAAAAGAATTTTTAAATTTTGTGATAAAAAATATTGTAAAGAACTAATGAAACTTTCAGATTTCGGCTACCACCTTCCCAAAGAATTAATAGCGCAATATCCGTCCACCAGACGCGACCAGTCAAGAATGATGGTGGTTTACCGGAATACCGCTGAAATATTACACCGGCATTTCAGGGATTTGCCTGATTTCCTCGCTAAAAGGTATTTAATCGTCTATAATGATTCCAGGGTCGTGCCCTGCCGTGCCTTCGGATTAAAAAAGGAAACAGGGGGCAAATTCGAGGTGTTTTTTCTAAAAGAAACAGGCGATAATACATGGGAATGCATGCTTAAACCAAAAAAACGGGCGCGTATCGGGACAAAAATCATCTTTGGGGAAAATTTCATGGAAGGTGAAGTTTTAGGGTTTACCGGCGAAGGAATGGCAACTATTAAATTTCCTGAAAAAACCAAGATAGAAGATTTTCTTGAAAAGTCCGGGCATATGCCCCTCCCACCTTACATAAAAAGAGATTATTCTTCCAAAAATGACGAAATTTTTGAACGTAAAAGATACCAAAGTATTTTTGCGGATAAAAACGGTTCTATTGCCGCGCCTACGGCCGGCCTGCATTTTTCAAAATCCATCCTGGCCAGGTTCAATGAAAAAAATATTTCTCTTGTTCCTGTTACCCTGCATGTAGGTTTGGGGACCTTCCTTCCTCTCAGAGATGAAGAAATCGAAAAAAACAAATTGCATTATGAATTTTATTCAATCAGTGAAAAAACAACGGATAAAATAAATAATGCAAAAAAACAAGGCCGTAAAATTATCGCTGTGGGGACAACAACAACGCGTGTTTTGGAAACTGCGGACATGGAAAACGGTATTATCAAACCCAGCAAAGGCTCAACCAATTTGTTTTTATACCCCGGGAAAAAATTTAAAATAGTCGACGCCCTTCTTACTAATTTTCACCTGCCTAAATCAAGCCTGTTTCTTCTTGTTTCCGCTTTCGCTGAAGATGCTATGAACAAGCCCGCATTTACCGGAACAGAATTAATAAAAAAAGCTTATAATGAGGCTGTAAAGAACAAATACAGGTTTTTCAGTTATGGCGACTGCATGCTGATTCTTGACAAATAACGGAATTTCTTTTAAAATAAAGTGTTTATATAATTTAAATATACAAAAACTATGACACTCATTCCAAAATTCATCACAGCTTTTTTAGTCAGCCTTTGCACCTATATTGGAACAAGGTTTTTATTTCTTGCCTTATCCAACTATATAGCCGTGTTCAGAAAACTTTCAAAAAGCAGTATTCTGATATCCCTTGCCGTTTCTGTAAAATTATTCATTTTTATCACAAAAACACCGGCCACCTATCTGTCGGACATATCTGACGGATTGATTTTCTTCACCTATGTCTTTCTCTTTATCCAGATAATAGACCTTCTGGTGTCGGACCTACTTTCATCAAAACACAGGGGAGTAACGATCCCTCCTCTTTTACACAACATTATCCTATGGCTGATTTATATAATTGTTCTTCTTTTTATATTGCGGACATATCTCAATTTAAATATTACTCCCCTGCTTGCCACATCAGCCGTTTTTTCAATGGTTATAGGCCTTGCTTTACAGGACCTGTTAATCAACCTTTTCTCCGGGATAGTTTTAAGCCTGGAAAAACCGTTTGATATTCATGACTGGGTGTCAATTAACAATAACATCGGCAAGGTATTCGAAATCACATGGAGAACGACCAAAATAAGACTGCGCAGCAATGATCTTGTTATTATTCCAAACGCCATAGTCACAAAACAGGAAATAATAAATTTTTCAACCCCGACAAAAGCCCATGAAAGAAAAATAGACATCGGTTTAAGCTATTCCACTCCGCCCAATACGGCAAAACACGTCATTTTAGAGGCCGTAAAGAAAACCAACGGGATATTGGAAAATCCTGTCCCAAAAGTGACGGTATCGGGATATAAAGATTTTACCATGAATTACACAATCCGGTTCTGGATTGACGATTATGACGACCTTATCAGGATAGAAGATGAATTAAACACCTACATTTGGTATCTGCTAAAACGCAGTAATATTGAAATCCCATTTCCTGTAAGAACAAACTATCTTTATACTATGACCCCTGAAGTAATAAAAGAAAAAGAGAAACATAACCAGCATGAAATTTTAACATGGCTCAAACAGGTGGAAATCCTAAAACCATTGTCTGAATCCGAACTTGTGGAATTATCTAAAGATTTGAATTATCAAAGATTCGGGGCGGGGGAAATTATTTTCCATGAAAACGAACAGGGTGATTCCTTTTACATTATTAAAAGCGGCCTGGCCGAGGTCAGCAAACAAATTAAATTCGGCAAGCCGTCTGTCATTTCCAGGCTTGGGCCAGGCGACTATTTTGGCGAAATGTCTTTATTAACGGGAGAAAAAAGAAACGCTACGGTGAAGGCCATTGAAGATTCGGAACTTATTGCCATTACGCATTTGCCGTTTAAAAGGATTTTAGTAAACAATCCCCATATTGTTGAATCATTAAGCAGGATTTTAGAAGAACGGCAAAATAAGCTGGAAAAAGAATTATCAAATGTTAAAATTAATAATGAAAAACAGGTGATTTCCAGTTATAATAAATTTTTAAAAAATATAAAAGCGTTATTTGGAATCAATTAAATGAAATCAAAGGCTAATATAGTTAACAGGCTTCTCGCCGGCGCGGTTGATTTTGGGATTGCCGTAATTATTTATTTTATATTTACAAAATCATTAAAAATCAATGTTATTTTTTCAAGCATATATATCCTTTTCAGGGACAGCTTAAGCGGAGGGAAAAGTTTAGGCAAAATAATATTTAATCTTAATATTCAGAAAACACATGATGAAACACCATCGACTTACAAAGAATCAATATTGCGCAATTTCTTTTTTATAATCCCGAATATAAATTATTTAATCGGTGCTTTTGAATTGTTTTTAATTTACTGGGACATTGAGGGGACCCGTATCGGAGATAAAATCGCTGGAACCATGGTGGTGGATGACGACGTAACACTTAATCAGGAAATCCAAAATACATTTACCGCCGCATCAAATCAGCCTCAAGGTAACAAACTATGAACGAAGAAAATTTAGAACCTATTACTGCGGCCTGCGGGGAGCCTGCAAAACCTGAAGCAAATAAAGGGGAAAAACAATCATACCCTATTGGCAGGGGAATGAAATTCCTTTTTTACATGCTGTCCCTATTTTTTTTCCCGGGAATAGTTTTTGGGGCGGTTTTTTACAGCAAGGACGACCCTGACTACCGGCATGTCGGTAAAAATTGCATTTATATCGCATTATTACCTTTTATATTTTACCTTTTTATTGTTATAATAGCGCTTTTATCAGGACAGGTGGGAAATGTTTTTGGAGACAGCATAAAAGATGTACCCTATTAACTCCCCCTTCCCTTTAATTAAAGAGGGGGTTGGGGAGTTTTTGAATTTTTCTATCTTTAAAAATATAATGTATTTACGCACAGACGCGATTGTTATCGGAAAAAGAAATTTTCGGGAAAACGACAGGATAATTACTTTCTATACACGGATTTACGGGAAACTCGATGTTCTGGGCAAAGGCATCCGGAAAATTGAAAACCGTTTTGGAAGTTCTTTGGAATTGTTTACATATAATGAAATCATTTTATGGGAAAAAAAGAAGGGAGATCTTTTATTACTTATCCAGTGTAATACAAAAGAATCATTTTTAAAAATCCGCACTGATTTAAAAAAGATCGCATCGGCTTTTTACATAACCGGCCTGGCGAGGGAACTTACAAAAGAAAAGGACAAGAACACGGACATTTTCAATCTCCTGTTTACGTTCCTGTATCTTTTGGAAAAAACAAATAAATATGGAATAATAATGTCCAGTTTCCAATTAAGACTGCTTTATATCTTAGGTCTTTGGCCTGATTTAAACAGATGTGTTTACTGTAAAAATACCGCAACAAAAAATATCCAACACTTCAGTCTTTCTCATGGAGGAATTATTTGCAAAAATTGCTTAAAATCTTCACCGTCAAATATCAGCTTAAATTATGAAACAGTCATGGTGATGAAAAAACTAATTTATGCCCCGTTAAGTAAAATTGAAAACATTATTGTGTCTCTTGTTGTTTTAAAGAAAATAGAATATTGGTTTTCGCTTTATATTCTTTACCATATGGATAAAAAAATAGAATCTAAAAAAATATTGGAAAAACTTTTAAAATGAACCCAGCCCTTCCTTACAACAGGAAGGGTAAAATAAAATTGGGCAATAATTAAAAAATAGGTTTTTAAAAAATAAGTTAAGAAAGGAAGAGCGGGGTGAAAAACAAATTGACTTTCCAGCAGTTGATTTTTAAATTACAGAATTTTTGGAGTAAGCAGGGATGTTTAATCCCGTCATCTTACGATATTGAGGTCGGCGCGGGCACTTTTCACCCCTCAACTTTTTTCAGGGTGATAGGCCCAAAACCCTGGCGGACAGCGTTCGTACAGCCTTCCAGGAGGCCCACCGACGGCCGTTACGGCCAGAACCCAAACCGCCTGCAGCATTATTACCAGTTTCAGGTAATTATAAAACCGTCCCCTTCCGATATACAGGATATTTATTTAAAAAGCCTCGAAGAATTAGGCATCAGTCCAAAAGAACACGATATACGTTTTGTTGAGGACGACTGGGAATCCCCGACGCTCGGAGCGTGGGGGCTGGGATGGGAGGTATGGCTGGACGGTATGGAAATAACGCAGTTTACGTATTTTCAGCAGGTCGGGGGTTTTGAACTAAATCCCGTTTCAGCTGAAATCACATACGGGACGGAACGTTTATGCATGTTTATCCAAAAAGTGAATTCTGTATATGACATAGAATGGCGGGAAGGCGTAAAATACGGTGATATACATTCGCGGACCGAATCCGAATTTTCCGCTTACAATTTTGAACACGCGGACACCGGGATCCATTTTAATCTTTTCGAAAATTACAAAAAGGAAGTATTAAATCTTCTGGAAAAGGACCTGGTTTTGCCGGCGTATGACTTTGTTTTAAAATGCTCTCATATTTTTAATGTCCTTGACGCACGCCAGGCCATTTCAGTAAGCGAAAGAACAAGGTATATAGCGGAAATAAGAAATTTAGCTAAAAGATGCGCGGAAAAATATATGGAGAAATACATAAACAATAAGCAGTTAACAATAAATAAGGAGTTTTAGTGGCAAACATTCTACTGCTTGAGATCGGCACGGAAGAGATCCCTGCAAAGTTTTTGGATCTTGGGCTGAAAAACTTAAAAGAATCCGCCGGGAATATTTTAAACAACGCCCGGATTTCCTTTACCGGTATTTCTGTGATGGGGACCCCCCGGCGTTTAATTCTGACCGTGGAGGGGCTGCCTGAGAAGCAAGAAGATATAATATCTGAATTACGCGGCCCCGCGAAAAATATAGCTTTTGATCCATCAGGGAAAATAACAGAAGCGGGTCTTAGATTCGCGGATAAATGCGGGGTAAAACCCAAAAAGTTAACGACCAAAAATTACAAAGGGAATGACTATGTTTTTGCCGTAAAAAAAACCAGGGGGGCAAAAATAAATAAAATACTGCCTGAGATACTCTCCAGGATTATTAAATCCCTGGTGTTTCCCAAACAAATGCGGTGGGAAGAAACAAATTTTAAATTTATACGCCCTATCCGCTGGATCACCGCCCTGCTTAACGATAAAGTTATAAAATTTTCACTTGCTTCAGTAAACTCGTCCCGTGTTTCCTCCGGCCACCGGTTAAAAGGCAATAAGCCTGTTATTATAACGGATGCTTCAGCTTATAAATCGACAATAGAAAAAGAAATGGTCATAATAAGCCCGGAAGAGAGAAAAAACTCCATAACCGAACAACTCGGACGGCTTTCAAAAAGTTTAAACGCTTTTGTCGTCCATGACGAAGAACTTCTGGCCCATGTTACAAATTTAGTTGAATATCCCAACGCGATTATTGGAAGCTTC
This genomic interval carries:
- a CDS encoding site-specific DNA-methyltransferase, producing MSLLPIFKIPEITDTFSKKHSIVLACDDTYNFLRTIPDETIKLVITSPPYNVGKEYENKISIEDYLNLHDKVIEQLVRVLKSDGSICWQVGNYVDNSEVFPLDILYYNHFKKHGLKLRNRIIWHFNHGLHASKRFSGRYETILWFTKSDKYTFNLDSVRVPSKYPGKRHFKGPKRGLPSGNPLGKNPSDIWELVIKDWDEGIWNIPNVKANHPEKTCHPCQFPIELVERCVLALTSENDWVLDPYCGAGSASIAALKQNRKSIGIDKESNYINIARQRIEDFYSGKLKIRPIGKPVYEPTGKEKISKIPMEWQEDKIESLL
- a CDS encoding BglII/BstYI family type II restriction endonuclease, encoding MKIAGIYSFNGGEKFIKDKYPRLLNEARSVINDVDSKKYKTKKSLEKTMKGTILYSPKRLNLAFKKHFTKLGWTNKRESCKYPTKYYVPDYTPPKLNKGAFREMDFIKEKLGIEVQFGKYAFMVYNVCAKMTIFNKLGYIDAGIEIVPIKNFADQMSTGVSYFEQFVWDLEQRGISNIDIPVLILGIDK
- a CDS encoding UDP-N-acetylmuramoyl-L-alanyl-D-glutamate--2,6-diaminopimelate ligase; protein product: MRLEKLLNALPEKKVTGSINIDIDKISSHSKQITNRTLFVAIPGFVHDGLNFVPEALEKGAKAVIAEKEFTCPANITKIIVPSARKATAYLAACFYDYPAEKLKLIGITGTKGKTTTSHLAYSIFKESGFKTGLSTTIEIKTIKNKIETKRTTNEAMDIQNFLNQLVEEKADYAVMEVSSHGLALDRVTGCRFDAAVFTNLSHDHLDFHHNFSEYLNAKLKLFEMLKDSGIGIVNIDDPAGQNFLDICGRNKLTYGLNKKSGITAEKIIYSEKGISCEINTPAGSFGLVSSLHGIFNLYNILCACSIGISQNIAINNIKKGLEKVNYIPGRFEYIDCGQPFKIVIDYAHSPDSLEQVLKTAGSLAKGRVLLVFGATGNRDKTKRPVMGKIAAELVDFFIITNDDTYNEDPMEIIGQIENGIKKTGKRKDIEYKVIPERKDAIYALIKYAKQDDFLVIAGKGHETKQILKDKTIDSNDREIVEKILKNNVMYNFF
- a CDS encoding DUF6516 family protein, translating into MNLIKLRLYLYDNSFIDIYLSIKSNKYSYHWDRRLTVNKIFRHDNAPHQKWKHIETFPKHFHNGSEQTVLPSHISDNPELALKEFLNFVIKNIVKN
- the queA gene encoding tRNA preQ1(34) S-adenosylmethionine ribosyltransferase-isomerase QueA; translation: MKLSDFGYHLPKELIAQYPSTRRDQSRMMVVYRNTAEILHRHFRDLPDFLAKRYLIVYNDSRVVPCRAFGLKKETGGKFEVFFLKETGDNTWECMLKPKKRARIGTKIIFGENFMEGEVLGFTGEGMATIKFPEKTKIEDFLEKSGHMPLPPYIKRDYSSKNDEIFERKRYQSIFADKNGSIAAPTAGLHFSKSILARFNEKNISLVPVTLHVGLGTFLPLRDEEIEKNKLHYEFYSISEKTTDKINNAKKQGRKIIAVGTTTTRVLETADMENGIIKPSKGSTNLFLYPGKKFKIVDALLTNFHLPKSSLFLLVSAFAEDAMNKPAFTGTELIKKAYNEAVKNKYRFFSYGDCMLILDK
- a CDS encoding mechanosensitive ion channel family protein, whose amino-acid sequence is MTLIPKFITAFLVSLCTYIGTRFLFLALSNYIAVFRKLSKSSILISLAVSVKLFIFITKTPATYLSDISDGLIFFTYVFLFIQIIDLLVSDLLSSKHRGVTIPPLLHNIILWLIYIIVLLFILRTYLNLNITPLLATSAVFSMVIGLALQDLLINLFSGIVLSLEKPFDIHDWVSINNNIGKVFEITWRTTKIRLRSNDLVIIPNAIVTKQEIINFSTPTKAHERKIDIGLSYSTPPNTAKHVILEAVKKTNGILENPVPKVTVSGYKDFTMNYTIRFWIDDYDDLIRIEDELNTYIWYLLKRSNIEIPFPVRTNYLYTMTPEVIKEKEKHNQHEILTWLKQVEILKPLSESELVELSKDLNYQRFGAGEIIFHENEQGDSFYIIKSGLAEVSKQIKFGKPSVISRLGPGDYFGEMSLLTGEKRNATVKAIEDSELIAITHLPFKRILVNNPHIVESLSRILEERQNKLEKELSNVKINNEKQVISSYNKFLKNIKALFGIN
- a CDS encoding RDD family protein, which encodes MKSKANIVNRLLAGAVDFGIAVIIYFIFTKSLKINVIFSSIYILFRDSLSGGKSLGKIIFNLNIQKTHDETPSTYKESILRNFFFIIPNINYLIGAFELFLIYWDIEGTRIGDKIAGTMVVDDDVTLNQEIQNTFTAASNQPQGNKL
- the recO gene encoding DNA repair protein RecO; this encodes MNFSIFKNIMYLRTDAIVIGKRNFRENDRIITFYTRIYGKLDVLGKGIRKIENRFGSSLELFTYNEIILWEKKKGDLLLLIQCNTKESFLKIRTDLKKIASAFYITGLARELTKEKDKNTDIFNLLFTFLYLLEKTNKYGIIMSSFQLRLLYILGLWPDLNRCVYCKNTATKNIQHFSLSHGGIICKNCLKSSPSNISLNYETVMVMKKLIYAPLSKIENIIVSLVVLKKIEYWFSLYILYHMDKKIESKKILEKLLK
- a CDS encoding glycine--tRNA ligase subunit alpha, whose protein sequence is MTFQQLIFKLQNFWSKQGCLIPSSYDIEVGAGTFHPSTFFRVIGPKPWRTAFVQPSRRPTDGRYGQNPNRLQHYYQFQVIIKPSPSDIQDIYLKSLEELGISPKEHDIRFVEDDWESPTLGAWGLGWEVWLDGMEITQFTYFQQVGGFELNPVSAEITYGTERLCMFIQKVNSVYDIEWREGVKYGDIHSRTESEFSAYNFEHADTGIHFNLFENYKKEVLNLLEKDLVLPAYDFVLKCSHIFNVLDARQAISVSERTRYIAEIRNLAKRCAEKYMEKYINNKQLTINKEF